ACACCACATACAGCGTGCGGGTGCGCGGCGGCAGCTGGTCCAGCCAGTTCATCGAAAGACGCTCCGGGCATGGATCTTAGGCACAAATATCTGCCCGAATTGTAATCCAGATCCCGCCTGAAGCAATCCCCGCCTTGTTGGGCGTTGCCCCTGCCCATGCCGCGCATGTGGAGATCTTGCCAGAGTTTTATCGGCATGTTTCAATGGGTTCCACGGCTGGCGCTCTGCGGCCTCTACTCCTAAAAGGAGGCGATGCTGGATGGATGAGCTGGAGGCGCTGCATCAGGAGATACGGAAATGCACGAAGTGTCCCCTGGCGCAGGGGCGAACCCTGGCGGTGCCCGGCGAGGGGCCTCGAAGCGCCCGGGTGATGTTCGTCGGAGAGGCCCCGGGATTCCACGAAGATCGCCAGGGCCGGCCCTTCGTCGGGGCGGCGGGGGCTTTCCTGAACGAGCTGCTGGCCTCCATCGGCCTGAAGCGGGAGGACGTTTACATCACCAACATCATCAAGTGCCGGCCCCCCGGCAACCGGGATCCCTACATGGACGAGATCGAGGCATGCAGCCCGTATCTGGACCGTCAGGTGGAGCTCATCAACCCGAAAGTCATCGTCACCCTGGGGCGATACTCCCTGGCCCACTGGCTGCCCAACGCCAAGATCTCCCAGGTGCATGGGAAACCCATCCGGGTGGGGGATCGGGTGGTGTTTCCCATGTATCATCCCGCCGCCGCCCTCCATCAGCCCGCCCTCAAACGGACTGTGGAGGAGGATTTCCAGAAGCTGGGGGCGTTCCTGGCGGGTCTGTTGAAGGCCGAGGAGGAACAGCCGCCGGAGGAGCCCCGGCAGCTCACATTGTTTTGAGGGAGCCAGACGCTTCTTCTCACATGTCGCAATCTTGACGGTCTATCCGTTCACATGGTATATTCTGAATAGAAGCGGGCCCGTGGTGTAGCCTGGCCTAACACGCCGCCCTGTCAAGGCGGAGATCGCGGGTTCGAATCCCGTCGGGCCCGCTCCAGATCTAACCCCCAGCGGGTGTGCCGAAAGCTTGCCGAAGGGAGGAGCCCTCCCCCGTAGAGCGGGCCGTTCTCGGGGGAGGGCTCCTTATTTTTCCCCAGCCGCCGTGCCCTGAGACGGGTCAGGCGCCGCGAGCCGCTGGGCGTGGTGCGTGCTATCATGGGACCGGGGGGCCCGGAAGAGAGAGGCAACACGCGGATATCCGGCGAGGCGAGTTCGGAGGGCTTCTTCTGGCATCGGGCAAGAGCAGGAGCGGCCGGGCAGAGACCATGGGGCGATGGTCCATGCCAGGCGGCCCGTGCGAGGGAGCCTCCGTCGGATGCAGAGGGGGAGGTGCCATGATGACAGGCAAGGGAACCGTGCGGATCGAGGTGGAAGTGCCGGAGGACCTGGCGCGGCGGCTGGAGGCGTATCGCCCGCGGCTGGTGGAGGTGCTGGAACGGGGACTGGAGGCCCTGGAACGACAGGAGAAGGTGCGGCCCATGACCCGGGAGGAAGTGCTGGAGATCTTGCGACGTTCGCCGCTGATGTATGTTTCAGAGGAATATGCACCAGAGCAAGTACCAGAGCCGCCGGCGGTCAAATTGAAGGGGAAGCCCTTGAGTGAGATCGTTCTCGAGGACCGCTGCTGGTGACCCCCTACGTGTTCTATTATCTGGATACAAGTGCGCTGGTGAAGCGGTATGTGGTTGAGGTGGGTAGCGACTGGGTGAAAGGACTGTATCGCGCGCCCAATCGTTTTCTGGTGACATCGATCATATCGCTGGCAGAGATAGGGGCATCTCTGGCCCGAAAGCGACGCATGGGGGAGATGGGCGAGACGATATATGATCGCTTGTTACAGACGATACGCGAGGAATTTGAGCGTGCGCACGTGGTGATGGGCATCGACCGGGCACTTATGAACCTGGCTGTGGATTTGACCATGCGCCATCCGTTGCG
This genomic window from Thermoflexus sp. contains:
- a CDS encoding uracil-DNA glycosylase; protein product: MDELEALHQEIRKCTKCPLAQGRTLAVPGEGPRSARVMFVGEAPGFHEDRQGRPFVGAAGAFLNELLASIGLKREDVYITNIIKCRPPGNRDPYMDEIEACSPYLDRQVELINPKVIVTLGRYSLAHWLPNAKISQVHGKPIRVGDRVVFPMYHPAAALHQPALKRTVEEDFQKLGAFLAGLLKAEEEQPPEEPRQLTLF
- a CDS encoding type II toxin-antitoxin system VapC family toxin: MTPYVFYYLDTSALVKRYVVEVGSDWVKGLYRAPNRFLVTSIISLAEIGASLARKRRMGEMGETIYDRLLQTIREEFERAHVVMGIDRALMNLAVDLTMRHPLRGYDAVHLASALLIPAQASPLHPILVTFVSADQTLLAAAAVEGLAVEDPMAHP